The Planifilum fulgidum genome segment ACGCCTTGAACCGGATGGTCAACGAGCAGATCAAAAAGACCCAAAGCAACTCGTGAAAATCTCCCCCCGCGCTTTTGGCCGGCCATGGCCGAGGGATTGCCGCGGGGGTTTCTCGGATATGCTCCTTGACGGTTCACCCTCCTTCCAAGGAGGGCTTTTTTGTGCGGATGGGCGGGGATCTCCGGATCAGGGGCTTTCTTTCCTTCGCCGGGGAATTGGAGAGATTTCCGGGCAAGGGATTGATCGAAAGTTCCGCCGATCGGCAGAGGGAAAACGTTTCCCCATGCGTGATCCATAGATAAAATGAAGATGTGAAATCAAGGGCCCGCGACGTCCCAGAGCGGCTCAAACTGCGAAGGGAGCGATATCGTTGTTTCCAATCCCTGAACTGAAAGACATCCTGAAAGCGCGGAAAAACATTTCTCCCTGGGTTCGGGAAACACCGCTGGAATACCACCGAGGGCTCAGCGCCCAGCTGGGGGCTGAGGTTTATCTGAAAATGGAAATGATGCGGGAAACGCGGGCCTTCAAAATTCGCGGGGCTTGCCACTTCATCGCGGAACTGGAACAGGAGGAGCGGGAAAGGGGGGTGATCGCCGCCTCGGGGGGCAGCCACGCGCTGGGGGTTGCCTATGCCGCTTCCGTGATGAAGGTTCCGGCCGTCATCGTGGTGACGACGCGCGCCCCGAAGCATATCGCGGAGAGTTGCCGCCTGTACGGGGCGGAAGTGATCGTGGCCGGGGAGGTGTACGACGATGCCTGCGGGATCGCGATGAAGATCGCCGAGGAACGCGGCTTGACCTTTATTCACTCCTATGACCACCCGGCGATCGTGGCGGGGCAGGGAACCGTCGGGTTGGAGATTTTCCAGCAGCTCCCCGATCCCGATGTCATCCTCTGTCCGGTGGGCGGGGGCGGGTTGATCAACGGCGTGATGATCACTGCCGAGGCTTTCCGCCCGCAAACGGAAGTCTGGGGCGTGGAACCCGAAGGGGCGCCCGCGATGACGGAAAGCCTCCGGGCGGGAAAGCGCGTCCGGCTCGAAAATCCGCGCAGTGTCGCCGACAAATTGGTCACGAAGGAAGTGGGGAGATTAAACTTCGAAATGGCCCGAAGGCGCATTCCCCGGATGGTCACCGTCTCGGAGGAGCAGATCCTTCATGCGATGTATCTTCTGATGTCCCGGGCCAATTTGTGGGCGGAAGGGGCCGCCGCCTCGGCACTGGCCGCCGCATGGAAGGAGAGGGAGGATCTCCGGGGGAAAAAAGTGGTTCTGATCTTGACCGGAGGAAATGTGGACGCCGCGGTCATCCGGCAGGTTTTGGAGCGGCACGCCTGAAAGCAGGGGCCTGGGCTTTTCCCGGCGGCCTTCCAAAGGCCGCCAAATGCGATGGGTAAAGTTGGGGGGTATGCCCGCTCCGCCTCGGAAGGCAGGCTAAAGACGGGTGAGTTTCGATGAAGCCCTTTGAGCCGGAATGGGTTTTTTTCGAACCGGAAGCATTGAACTATCCCCTGGGGGAGGAGTTGTACAGAAGGTATAAGGGCAGCGGAATTCCCGTGCGCATGACCACCTCCCACAACCGGGTGACGGGCATCCCCGGCCGGACCGAGGCGGAGAAATACCGCAACGCCAAACGAACCCTGGTCGTCGGGGTGAGAAAAACCCTGCAATTCGACACCTCCAAACCCTCGGCGGAATACGCCCTGCCGCTGGCGACCGGGTGCATGGGGCACTGCCACTATTGTTATTTGCAGACCACGATGGGAAACCGTCCCTACGTCCGGGTATACGTCAATCTGGAGGAGATCTTTGCGGCGGCCCGGAAATACATCCGGGAGCGTGCCCCGGCGATCACCCGTTTCGAAGCGGCCTGCACTTCCGATCCCGTGGGCGTCGAACACATCACCGGATCCCTGAAGCGGGCGATCGAGTTCATGGGTCGTCAGGAGCTGGGGCGCCTTCGCTTCGTGACCAAATACAGCCACGTGGATTCCCTGTTGGATGCCGACCACCGCGGGCACACCCATTTTCGCTTCAGCATCAACGCCGATCACGTGGTGAAATTTTTCGAACCGGGAACCTCGCCGCTTTCCGACCGTCTGGAGGCGGCGGGAAAGGTGGCCCGGGCGGGTTATCCGCTGGGGTTCATCATCGCGCCCCTGATGATCTTCGACGGGTGGAAAGAGGGCTATGGGCGCATGCTGGAGGAGCTGCGGGACCGGCTTCCCCCGGAGGCGGAGGAAGGCCTTACCTTCGAGCTGATCACCCACCGGTTCACGAAGGCGGCAAAACGGGTCATCCTGAAGCGATATCCCAAAACCCGCTTGGAGATGGACGAGGAAAGGCGGAAAAAGAAATGGGGAAAATACGGGAGGGTGAAATACGTGTACCGGGATGCGGAGATGGAGGCCCTGAAAGATTATATGGAGGAATGGATCGGCCGTCTGTTTCCTTCGGCGAAAATCCTGTATTTCACCTGAAATCCCGGAAAGAGAAAAACGTTTCCCGACCTTGCGTCGGGAAACGTTTTTTTGGTGGAGCTAACGGGACTCGAACCCGTGACCTCTACACTGCCAGTGTAGCGCTCTCCCAGCTGAGCTATAGCCCCATGCGTCTATATTGTTCCCGGTGCGACCGGCTTGATTCCTTCCCCAACCGGCCGACATGTAACATTATAATGGAGCTGGTCCGAAAAGTAAAGTGTTTTTTTCTGGTCGGGGGAATTTTCTTTTCCGGGGGAAGCGGCGGCAAAAGGCGCAATCCGTCCGGCCGCCGCCTTCCGCACGGAAACGGGGCCGGGCGGCTTTTCAAAATCGCCCCGAACGGAAAATGGAAAACATCAGCCACAGGATCATCAGCAGGGCGATGACAAACCCCAGCTGAATCGCGGGGCTGTTCAGCAGCAGAGCGGGACGGTTGCTCAGGGAAAGTCCGATGATCAATCCGGTCATGATGATGCTGAAGGCGAGAAGCAGGATGCTGAAGGTGAGCCGATTGCTGATCCGCTCCAGTCTTTTCAGAAACAGTTCCAACCGGGGGATCTCCATCTGGACGCGGAATTTCCCCCGGCGAAGATCGCGGATGAGGGCCTGCAGATCCTGCGGGATTTCGGACAGCATTTCCCCGTATTCGGTGACGTTTTTCCACAGGCGGTCCGCCACCCGGCGGGGATCCAGTCTCTCCCGGATCAGCCGGTTGCCGAAGGGCATGGCGATCTCCATCATGTTCAATTCCGGGTGAAGCTGGGCGGCGACGCCCTCCATCACCAGGATCGCCTTGCCGGCGAGGGTCAGGTTGGCAGGGATGCGGATCCGGTGGCGGGAAGCCACCTGGAACAGGTCCCGGATCGCGTCGCCGAGCCGGATCCGGGAGAGAGGCACGGCGGTATACTTGTCGCGCAGGCGATCCGTATCCAGCCACAACTGTTCCATGTCGACATCCTCGGGGACGATTCCCATCCGAAGGAGCGTCTTGATGACCCCGTCGGTGTTTTGGCGGAGCATGGCCAGGATCAGGCGGATGAAGTGGTCTTTGGTCTCGGGGCCGAACCGGCCCACCAGCCCGAAATCGATGAAGGCGAGGCTTCCATCCGGAAGCACGAACAGATTTCCGGGGTGAGGGTCTGCGTGGAAAAAGCCTTCCATCAGGATCTGGTGGAGCATCGCCTTCACGTACCGCTCGGCCAACGCCCTGCGGTCGTGGCCCGATGCCGCCAGCCGGGCCTCGTCCGTCATTTTGACGCCGGAGATGAATTCCATCGTCAGGACGTTTTGCCGGGTGTATTCCCAGTATATCTTCGGGATGCGGACGCTTTCGTCCCCGGCGAACTGGGCGGCGATCCGTTCGGCGTTGTTCCCCTCGTTGGCAAAATCCAGTTCGGACTCCAGCGCTTCGGCGAATTCCTCCACCACCTGCCGCAACCGCATGCGGGCGGCCCACTTGAACCGGTGGTCGGCGATGGAGGCCAGGTCGCGGAGAATTTCCAGATCGGCCTCGACGATCGTTTCGATGAACGGGCGTCGGACTTTCACCGCCACTTCTTCGCCGGTGGTCAGCACGGCCCGGTGCACCTGGCCGATCGATGCGGCCGCCAGGGGGGTCTCGTCGAACCGGGAGAAAATCTTCTCCAGGGGACCCAGTTCCCTCTCGATCGTCCGCCGCACATCGGAGAAGGGAAACGGAGAGATGTGATCCTGCAGATTTTCCAGCTCCCGGAGAATGTCCTCGGAAAACAGGTCGCTGCGGGTGCTGGCGATCTGTCCCATCTTGATGAAGGTGGGTCCCAGATCTTCCAGCACCATCCGGATCCGTTTCCCGTACGTCTTCGGATCGGGCGGTTCGCTGCCGGTCACCAGGCGTTTCGGAAGGGAGAGCATCGAGCGCAGACCCAGTTCTTCCACCACAAAGCCGAAGCCGTGACGGGCGAGGGCGACGGCGATTTCCCTATAGCGGCTCATGTAGCGGATTCTTCTGCCGATCATGGGTCATTCCCCTTGACGATGGAGATGGCTGTCACTGCTGACGTTCTTCCAGACGCCGAACCCTTTCCTCCAACGCTTCGAGATCCTTTTTGGAGGGGACGTCCAGCTCCGACAGGATCTTTTTCACCTTTTCCCGGAGCACCTCGTCCAATCGCTCCCGTTCCTTTTCCCCCGCTTCGATCAGCCGGTTTACCATTTTCTTCGACTCGTCGGCGGAGATTTTCCCTTTCTTGACCAGCTCGTCGACGGCCTTTTCCACCTGTTCCTTGGTCATCACCAACAGGCCGAGTCCGAGGGAGAATCCCTTTTTGGCCAAATCCTTCATCATCATCCCTCCTTTTGTTTCCTTCGGACGAAGGGACGGCGCCGGCGGCGCCGACTCGCCGCCGGGGCCGGCTCTTTCTTCATACCCTGCGGCGAGGCCGAAGCAAACAGACAATTTTTTAAACGTTGTTCCTCACAGAATAAAGAGGTCGACGACGGCAAAGGCGATGATCAAAAGCAGGGTGGGGAACTCCACCCAGTATCGGTATTGAGTGTTCTTCATCCGTTGATAAACTCGCCACTTTCGGTTGGCGATATACGTATAAACGAGAAAAATGCCAAGCAGCGGGATGGCCAGGTTCTTGTGCAGCGCCAGGCTGCTCACGTCGTTCATCATAAAGTATACAACCAGGCTCAACAGGATCACTTCATTGATGATCAGATAGAATAAGGCTTTTTTGTAGTCTTTGCCGAAACGCTTTTTCAGTTCTCTAAACACTTGACCGCCCCCCTTTGCTTTTATAATATAACAACGAAAAATTCGCAGGTTTTCATGCCGTTTTTCCAAGAAAAAACGGGATGCGACGTTTGGCGGCAGGTCCCTTGACGGGCGCATGTTTGGACAGCGGGGTGATCCTTTGGAGAATAAAGAACAGAAAAACGGGGCAGAAGAAGGGGGACTCCGCCCGAAAGGGCGCATCGCCGACCTGTATCGGAGCGGATGGTCGCTGGTGGATATCGCGGTGTTTCTGGATCGGAGCGTCCGGGAAGTGGTGGAGGCGCTCCGGCAACACGGCATCCCTCCCAAACCGGAACATTTGCAGGAAGCGGAGGCGCATCTGAGCCGGGAAAGGGAGCTGTCGCTGGTGTTCCGCAAGCGGACCCCTTCGGGAAAGTCCTGATTCGTTGTTGGGATTCCCTGCCTTTTCCAAGATGGAAGCGACGAAGCCGGCCCTGCCAGGGTGCCGGTTTTGCGGGTGGGGGACAAAGAAGGAGGAGACTTCGGCAGATCTTTTCGCCGAAAAGAAGTTCCCGAGGCGAAGGGTCCTTCTTCCAGTCGGGGTGCCGGTGAACCGTTTTCCCCGTGTCGGGGTCCCGGGGATTTCACGGCTTCGGATCATCGGCCGCCTCTTCGCTTCCATGATTATATCCAATTGTCTTTGCCGCTTCAAAAACTTTGCCGCTCGCCGCTTCCGGGCCGCCATCGGCGGAGAGGAAGCGGCGGCGGGAAAAGGTTTTCGTTGAAAATATGATCGAAATTGAAAAATTTTGGATGAACTGACGGGTTATCCGGAGCGGCCGTGCGGCTTTCGTTTCCTCCGCGCCTCGTTGGCCGCCCGGCTCTTCCGTCGACGCGTCCGTTTAATGGTTTGGGGGTGCCTTCGGCGCCCCGTTTTTTGTTTTCATGTATTTTTTCATAGCCTCCTGGTACAATGGAAGGGAACGGAGCATCCCGGTTGAGCGGGATCGGCAAAGGGGGAGGCTCGCCGCTTCAGCGGCTTGGTCAGTCGGCCATTGGATTGTCTGGAGTTTTTGTAATTATCTGTAAAAATATACGGTTTGCCGTGCCCACAGAGTGTCAGCGCGGGGCGGAAAAGCGGATTCGTCCGCGTTCGCAAAGGGCGCGGAGGGAGGGGATTGCCCCCCGCCGTTTCCGGCGAAGCGGGACGGAGGCATCGGTTTCCAGGCGGAACGGTCAATTCGTGCCCGATGCGATCTCCGCCGCGTTCCGACCCGCGTTGATCGGGGGAGAAGCCTCCCTTGGCCGCCCGGAGAAGATCCGGCGGAGATTTTTTCTGCCGCCGGCACATGCGGCATTTCCGGTTGACTCGCCATAGCCGCATTGGCACATGTGCCAACCCAACCGGAGATCATGCGGAGTTTTCCACCCGAACCGGAAGGAGGATTCCTGGACATGCGTCGAGTCATCCTCCCTCCGATGCTTTGAAAAGATTTTTCCCAGATCAGCGGCGGGAGGTGTGTTCCGTTGAGGCAGCAATTGATCCGCTTGAAAGACCGGTTGAGCGATCTGAGCATGCGCAACCGCTCCATCCGGCTGCTGAAGGTGAATCACAAGTGGGGGTTGGATCTGTACCGGCTGGATGCGGTCCGGGGCCGCGGAGCGGTGGAGCAGATTTTGCGGGATGTTTTGTCCAAAAAGGAAAAGGTTTCGCTTCTCCGGATCACCTCCGATGAACGGCAGATGATGTCCCTGGGTCACCGGTTGACCGCCTTGTACCGGAATTTGCGCCGGATTGAAGAGGAAACCGGGATGTACGACCTGTTTCTGGGCTACCCTTTTCTCTCCGGCACCCTGTCAGACGGCACCTTTATTCAGGCTCCCCTTTTTTTGTATCCGGTCCGTCTGGAGCGGAGGGACACCAGCAACCGCTTCTGGGAACTCCGCCGGGGAGAGGGGGAGCCCCAGCTCAACCGGACGCTGATGCTGGCACTCCGGAAGTTCCAACGTTTTCAAGTGGATGAGGCGATTTACGATGAGGCGGAAAAGCAGGCGACAACCGGGGATGTCCGGGGTTGGGCGGAATGGCTGAGGGCGCACGGATTTGATCTTCCCGATCCGTGTCCCCGAATCCACCCCCTTCCCGAATACCGGCGGGACGAAATTCCGGAAAAGGCGCCTTTGGCCCTGTTCCGGCATGCGGTTCTGGGCCATTTCCCCCAGGGAAATTCCGCCGTTCTGCGGGATTACGAGGAGATGATGGAAAAGGAATCGCAGGGCCACGGTCTGGGAATGGCGGGAGAGCTGCTCCGGGCCGGAGAGAACTTGTGGGCCGGGGAAGCGGAAGGCGCCTCGGATTTCGCCGCTGCCTCTTCCGATGCGGAGGAGAAACTTCCGCCAATTCCCGAACGGGAGCGTTTTTGGCCTCTTCCGGCGGATGCCTCTCAGGAAGCGATCCTGAGGGAAGCCCGCGTCAGCAAGAAATTGGTCATCGACGGTCCCCCCGGCACGGGGAAATCCCAGGTGATCGTCAACCTGATCGCCGACGCCTTGGCGCGGGGAAAAAAGGTGTTGGTGGTCTGCCAGAAACGGGCGGCTTTGGACGTGGTGTTTCAGCGGCTGGAGGGGTTGGGGCTGAGTCCCTTCACCGCGCTGGTTCACGATGAACAGAACGATCGGAAGGCGCTGTATCTGCGCATCTACCGGCTTCTTTCCGATCCCCGGGCCGATCTTCCGGACCCGGAGCGGCACCTGGAGTCGGTCTGCCGCCAGCTGGAAGAGCGGGAGGTCGTGCTGAACGCGATCAAACGGGGGTTGTACGAGCGGCACCGCTCCGGATACAACGCCTATGAGCTCTATGCCCGGGCAAAGCGCGAAAATGAGGTGGAAGCGTTCGTCGATCTCGACGGAGTCCTGGATGAACTGGACCGGTACAGTCTGGAGGAGGCGCTGCGGCAGATCGGAACGTACGCTTCTTTTTACCGGCGGTTCGGCCGGGCGGATTATCCCCTCAAAGAGCGCCGCTCATTCGCTTCCCTGGATCTGGCGGGTTTTACCTCGCTGCGGGACCGGCTGGAGGAGATCCTCCGCAAGGCGCGAAGGACGGAGGAATTTTTGGCGGCCCTGGATCATGACAAGATCACTCCGGCATACACCTGGCTGATCATCGACCGGCTGGAGAAGATCGTTCCCGCGCTGGAATCCCGAGGGAAAAGCGTGATGCAAAAAATGCGGCTCTGGTGGTGGACGTCCTTCACGGGGAAGCGAATCATCGAAGAGCTGCTCGGAGGAAAGCCCTTTCGGGGCACTTCCTCCGCCGAGTGGCCCCGGATCCGCGAAAATCTGCGCCTCATGTACGATATGGCCAAGACGACGGAAACGATGTGTCTGGAACTGGAAAAGCTGCGTCCCCACTTTCAGGATTCCCTCATCGAACGGCTGAAAAGGGGAATCGAGAAGGGAAACATCCCCACCGGAGAACTGCAGGGGATCATCCAACACCTCGATTCGGACTTCGACGAACTGAGACAGATGGACCGGTTCTTTGAAGAAGCAACTCCCCTCGTCCGCACCCTGATCACCCGGGTGCGGGAGAAGATCGGCTGGCAGGCGGATTCCCTGCCGGAGCGATGGACGGATGCCGTCCGGCAGACGGTCTATCTCAAGTGGTTGGACGAAATCGAGCGAAAGCATCCCGTCATCGCCAAGGTGTCCACCGACGAGTTTGAAATCATCCGTCGTTCCTTCAAGGAGTTGATTCAGGAGAAGCGGAGAGCGGTTGCCCAAGTGCTGGTCCACAGGATGTATGAACGGGTGCGCCGGCTTAATGCCGAGCATCCCCGGGCGATGCAGCGGTTGAGATACGAGACGGGGGAGAAGAAGCGGAGAATTTGGCCTCTTCGCAAGCTGGTCCGCCAGTTTTACCAATCCGGCCTGCTGGATTTGATGCCCGTGTGGCTCACGTCTCCCGAAACCCTCTCTTCGATTTTTCCGCTGAAGGAAGGACTCTTTGATCTCGTGATTTTCGATGAGGCGTCCCAGTGTCCCGTGGAAAACGGGCTGCCTTCCATTTACCGCGGAAAACAGATCATCGTGGCCGGTG includes the following:
- a CDS encoding threonine ammonia-lyase, which gives rise to MFPIPELKDILKARKNISPWVRETPLEYHRGLSAQLGAEVYLKMEMMRETRAFKIRGACHFIAELEQEERERGVIAASGGSHALGVAYAASVMKVPAVIVVTTRAPKHIAESCRLYGAEVIVAGEVYDDACGIAMKIAEERGLTFIHSYDHPAIVAGQGTVGLEIFQQLPDPDVILCPVGGGGLINGVMITAEAFRPQTEVWGVEPEGAPAMTESLRAGKRVRLENPRSVADKLVTKEVGRLNFEMARRRIPRMVTVSEEQILHAMYLLMSRANLWAEGAAASALAAAWKEREDLRGKKVVLILTGGNVDAAVIRQVLERHA
- the splB gene encoding spore photoproduct lyase — its product is MKPFEPEWVFFEPEALNYPLGEELYRRYKGSGIPVRMTTSHNRVTGIPGRTEAEKYRNAKRTLVVGVRKTLQFDTSKPSAEYALPLATGCMGHCHYCYLQTTMGNRPYVRVYVNLEEIFAAARKYIRERAPAITRFEAACTSDPVGVEHITGSLKRAIEFMGRQELGRLRFVTKYSHVDSLLDADHRGHTHFRFSINADHVVKFFEPGTSPLSDRLEAAGKVARAGYPLGFIIAPLMIFDGWKEGYGRMLEELRDRLPPEAEEGLTFELITHRFTKAAKRVILKRYPKTRLEMDEERRKKKWGKYGRVKYVYRDAEMEALKDYMEEWIGRLFPSAKILYFT
- a CDS encoding ABC1 kinase family protein; this translates as MIGRRIRYMSRYREIAVALARHGFGFVVEELGLRSMLSLPKRLVTGSEPPDPKTYGKRIRMVLEDLGPTFIKMGQIASTRSDLFSEDILRELENLQDHISPFPFSDVRRTIERELGPLEKIFSRFDETPLAAASIGQVHRAVLTTGEEVAVKVRRPFIETIVEADLEILRDLASIADHRFKWAARMRLRQVVEEFAEALESELDFANEGNNAERIAAQFAGDESVRIPKIYWEYTRQNVLTMEFISGVKMTDEARLAASGHDRRALAERYVKAMLHQILMEGFFHADPHPGNLFVLPDGSLAFIDFGLVGRFGPETKDHFIRLILAMLRQNTDGVIKTLLRMGIVPEDVDMEQLWLDTDRLRDKYTAVPLSRIRLGDAIRDLFQVASRHRIRIPANLTLAGKAILVMEGVAAQLHPELNMMEIAMPFGNRLIRERLDPRRVADRLWKNVTEYGEMLSEIPQDLQALIRDLRRGKFRVQMEIPRLELFLKRLERISNRLTFSILLLAFSIIMTGLIIGLSLSNRPALLLNSPAIQLGFVIALLMILWLMFSIFRSGRF
- a CDS encoding phasin family protein, translating into MKDLAKKGFSLGLGLLVMTKEQVEKAVDELVKKGKISADESKKMVNRLIEAGEKERERLDEVLREKVKKILSELDVPSKKDLEALEERVRRLEERQQ
- a CDS encoding AAA domain-containing protein codes for the protein MRQQLIRLKDRLSDLSMRNRSIRLLKVNHKWGLDLYRLDAVRGRGAVEQILRDVLSKKEKVSLLRITSDERQMMSLGHRLTALYRNLRRIEEETGMYDLFLGYPFLSGTLSDGTFIQAPLFLYPVRLERRDTSNRFWELRRGEGEPQLNRTLMLALRKFQRFQVDEAIYDEAEKQATTGDVRGWAEWLRAHGFDLPDPCPRIHPLPEYRRDEIPEKAPLALFRHAVLGHFPQGNSAVLRDYEEMMEKESQGHGLGMAGELLRAGENLWAGEAEGASDFAAASSDAEEKLPPIPERERFWPLPADASQEAILREARVSKKLVIDGPPGTGKSQVIVNLIADALARGKKVLVVCQKRAALDVVFQRLEGLGLSPFTALVHDEQNDRKALYLRIYRLLSDPRADLPDPERHLESVCRQLEEREVVLNAIKRGLYERHRSGYNAYELYARAKRENEVEAFVDLDGVLDELDRYSLEEALRQIGTYASFYRRFGRADYPLKERRSFASLDLAGFTSLRDRLEEILRKARRTEEFLAALDHDKITPAYTWLIIDRLEKIVPALESRGKSVMQKMRLWWWTSFTGKRIIEELLGGKPFRGTSSAEWPRIRENLRLMYDMAKTTETMCLELEKLRPHFQDSLIERLKRGIEKGNIPTGELQGIIQHLDSDFDELRQMDRFFEEATPLVRTLITRVREKIGWQADSLPERWTDAVRQTVYLKWLDEIERKHPVIAKVSTDEFEIIRRSFKELIQEKRRAVAQVLVHRMYERVRRLNAEHPRAMQRLRYETGEKKRRIWPLRKLVRQFYQSGLLDLMPVWLTSPETLSSIFPLKEGLFDLVIFDEASQCPVENGLPSIYRGKQIIVAGDEKQLPPSTHFRGMLSAEEDEEEAENGLEESESLLNLAKRIYSARMLEWHYRSASQELIHFSNHAFYHGRMEIAPNVRPYQHPPAIQWRKVNGLWINRRNEREAREVIEVLKEQLRTHPEETVGIITFNADQRDLIEEMIDRRAEEDPEFSVLYEEAQKQAPDRRVFVKNIENVQGDERDVIIFSVGYARNEEGKIRLQFGSLSRQGGENRLNVAVTRAKRKIVVVASIEPHELDVANTAHKGPKLLRHYLEYARAVSDMDRNRVEAVIWRINEYHHLGRQERADRFDSPFEQQVCDALRRLGYKVDTQVGVSSYRIDLAVLHPKDPERYILGIECDGAMYHSSRDARERDVYRQEFLESKGWTILRIWSRNWWRNPARELERIEHRIRELVEKEERREAASMVRG